One region of Peribacillus simplex genomic DNA includes:
- a CDS encoding gamma carbonic anhydrase family protein, giving the protein MIIPYNNKKPSIHETVFIAPGAHLIGDISIGKESTIWFNSVLRGDEDSITIGEKCSIQDNSTIHLFEGCPVVIEDEVTVGHNVILHGCKIGKRSIIGMGSTILDNVEIGEECIVGANTLISSGKSIPPRSLVVGSPGKVVRRLNEKDLELIQLSIDTYVQKGKDFKGILE; this is encoded by the coding sequence ATGATTATTCCGTACAATAATAAGAAACCCTCTATTCACGAAACCGTTTTCATTGCACCCGGCGCTCATTTAATCGGTGATATTTCGATTGGGAAAGAATCAACCATTTGGTTTAACTCCGTTCTGCGCGGTGATGAAGATTCAATCACAATAGGAGAAAAATGCAGTATTCAAGATAATTCCACCATTCATTTATTTGAAGGATGCCCAGTTGTCATTGAAGACGAAGTGACTGTCGGTCATAACGTTATCCTACATGGTTGTAAAATTGGCAAACGATCCATTATCGGTATGGGTTCAACGATATTGGATAATGTAGAAATCGGCGAGGAATGCATTGTCGGGGCGAATACATTGATTTCCTCCGGGAAAAGCATACCTCCACGTTCGCTGGTTGTTGGCTCGCCAGGGAAAGTGGTTCGCAGATTGAATGAAAAAGATCTTGAATTGATCCAACTTTCGATTGATACATATGTTCAAAAAGGAAAGGACTTCAAAGGGATACTTGAATAA
- a CDS encoding NAD(P)H-dependent flavin oxidoreductase yields the protein MKYICGLFSIKYPIIQGGMGNISNASLAAAVSNAGGLGTIGCGTMNPEQVEAIILETKGKTNHNFSLNIPINVSPYTDELINLVFKHDIPVVSLSAGNPAPFIPLLQKKKIKVIAIVASVKHAQKAQAAGADVLVAEGFEAAGINSNLELTTFTLIPQISKHVTLPVLAAGGIGNGQGVAAALMLGASGVQLGTRLIATQEAPFHPSYKQKLIDAMGDDTFILGRSVGQVRRVLKDPYTEKVLDLEKQGLSPMNYREMTSEVHHINGAMNGDVNNGFMNSGQVAGLIDNIPTVKELLDGMMKDAKKQMEDGLSSFSTPFMI from the coding sequence GTGAAATATATTTGTGGGCTTTTTTCAATAAAATACCCAATTATTCAAGGCGGCATGGGGAATATAAGCAATGCAAGCCTTGCGGCAGCAGTATCCAATGCAGGGGGCCTAGGGACAATAGGGTGCGGTACCATGAATCCCGAACAGGTAGAAGCCATCATTCTCGAAACCAAAGGTAAAACCAATCACAATTTCTCATTGAACATTCCAATCAATGTTAGTCCATATACAGATGAGTTAATCAATCTTGTCTTTAAGCATGATATACCTGTAGTATCCTTATCTGCAGGAAATCCTGCCCCTTTCATTCCATTATTGCAAAAAAAGAAAATAAAAGTGATAGCCATCGTTGCATCGGTCAAGCACGCGCAAAAAGCGCAAGCTGCAGGGGCCGATGTGTTGGTTGCAGAAGGGTTTGAAGCTGCCGGCATCAATTCGAACCTGGAATTGACGACCTTTACACTCATTCCGCAAATTAGCAAGCATGTGACGCTGCCAGTTTTGGCAGCTGGCGGAATCGGCAATGGACAGGGGGTGGCAGCTGCATTGATGCTGGGAGCTTCAGGGGTCCAGTTGGGAACCAGGCTGATCGCTACACAAGAGGCACCGTTCCATCCATCATATAAACAGAAATTAATCGATGCGATGGGTGATGATACGTTTATATTGGGCAGATCCGTTGGACAGGTCAGAAGAGTATTGAAGGACCCATACACGGAAAAAGTTCTGGATTTGGAAAAACAAGGACTGTCCCCAATGAATTATCGTGAAATGACCTCAGAAGTCCATCATATTAATGGTGCAATGAACGGGGATGTTAACAATGGTTTTATGAACAGCGGCCAGGTTGCCGGATTGATTGACAATATACCCACGGTTAAGGAATTACTTGATGGCATGATGAAAGATGCAAAAAAACAAATGGAGGATGGATTGAGCAGTTTTTCCACCCCCTTTATGATTTGA
- a CDS encoding DedA family protein encodes METLIMDMIEAFKSLSYFGVLLALTFEFIPAEIVLPLAGYWVYQGDMNLYLTILAGSLGGVTGPLTLYALGKYGGRPLVLKFGKYFLIKDEQLNKADRFFKRYGGGIAFFGRFVPGIRTAVSLPCGILKMSIWKFILYTYMAMLPVTSIYVYLGYKLGPKWEQAGAIFSQYANFLLIPIAVIVIWFIMKTQNQKQRQKLSQSITKKAP; translated from the coding sequence ATGGAAACTTTAATAATGGATATGATTGAAGCGTTTAAATCCTTATCCTATTTCGGTGTGCTGCTAGCTTTGACTTTTGAATTCATTCCTGCTGAAATAGTCTTGCCACTGGCCGGATACTGGGTTTATCAAGGTGATATGAATCTATATTTGACTATACTTGCCGGTTCGCTTGGCGGGGTAACGGGCCCTTTGACGCTTTATGCTTTAGGTAAGTATGGCGGGAGACCGCTTGTTTTAAAGTTTGGGAAATACTTTCTGATCAAGGATGAGCAGTTGAACAAGGCTGACCGCTTCTTTAAAAGGTATGGTGGGGGAATTGCCTTCTTTGGACGGTTTGTACCAGGAATTCGTACCGCTGTCTCGCTGCCATGCGGAATATTGAAAATGAGTATTTGGAAATTCATTTTATATACCTATATGGCGATGCTTCCTGTAACAAGCATTTATGTTTATCTAGGGTATAAGTTAGGGCCGAAATGGGAGCAGGCAGGAGCCATCTTTTCACAATATGCTAATTTCTTGCTTATCCCCATCGCAGTTATAGTCATTTGGTTCATTATGAAGACTCAAAATCAAAAGCAAAGACAAAAACTAAGTCAATCAATAACAAAGAAGGCGCCATGA
- a CDS encoding YjcZ family sporulation protein, translated as MGGHRNECCDDGCGGFDNGFALLIVLFILLIIIGCSCGFGGGYGGGYGGGYGGGYGGGYGGFC; from the coding sequence ATGGGTGGACATAGAAATGAATGTTGTGACGACGGTTGCGGCGGTTTCGATAACGGGTTTGCACTGCTGATCGTATTATTTATCTTGTTGATTATCATTGGATGCAGCTGTGGATTCGGCGGCGGCTACGGTGGCGGATATGGTGGCGGATATGGTGGCGGCTACGGTGGCGGCTACGGTGGATTCTGCTAA
- a CDS encoding metallophosphoesterase family protein produces MKVAIITDVHGNASALKAVLRVIDQRDDIDHIYCLGDMVGIGPDTNEVLELLFARNDLSMITGNHDEAVLAIINGEPHPDGHIHVKEHHEWIAERMHRNFITKLEKLPRTIQHIINDHSVYFTHYHMESKKLDEHISLNPFSKIVEPNLNNLEMLFKDHHHDLIGFGHHHPTHLFRNDRTIFLNPGSLGCNGEPVAPYAIVTIESTGIQVKLEKVNYDNSSFLLSYKSLQVPEYEFIIRAFHGGQQA; encoded by the coding sequence ATGAAAGTGGCCATTATAACGGATGTGCATGGTAATGCTTCAGCGTTAAAAGCCGTTTTAAGAGTTATTGATCAAAGGGACGATATAGATCATATCTATTGTTTAGGAGATATGGTTGGGATTGGCCCGGATACAAATGAAGTCCTTGAGCTATTATTTGCACGAAATGATTTGTCGATGATAACTGGAAATCATGATGAAGCGGTCCTGGCCATCATTAACGGGGAGCCGCATCCGGACGGTCATATTCATGTAAAGGAGCATCATGAATGGATAGCTGAAAGAATGCATCGGAATTTCATAACCAAACTGGAGAAATTGCCTCGCACCATACAGCATATCATTAATGATCACTCCGTTTACTTCACACATTATCACATGGAATCGAAGAAATTGGATGAGCACATAAGCCTTAATCCTTTTAGTAAAATCGTTGAACCGAACTTAAATAACTTAGAAATGCTATTTAAAGATCATCATCACGATTTAATTGGATTTGGACATCATCACCCTACCCATCTTTTTAGAAATGACCGAACGATATTCCTTAACCCAGGGTCTCTTGGCTGTAATGGTGAACCAGTTGCTCCTTATGCCATTGTTACGATTGAAAGTACAGGTATACAGGTTAAGCTCGAAAAAGTAAACTATGATAATTCATCGTTCCTGTTATCGTATAAAAGCTTACAAGTTCCCGAGTATGAATTCATTATCCGGGCCTTCCATGGCGGACAACAGGCCTAA
- a CDS encoding cation diffusion facilitator family transporter gives MGHHLGHSDEHGHGHHHHSNNKKALLASFLLISTFMIVEVIGGFMTNSLALLSDAGHMLSDAAALGLSYTAIRLGERKATSSKSYGYKRFEIIAACLNGLTLIVISVFIFIEAIKRFVDPPEVQSLGMLMISIIGLLVNIIAAWILMSGDKEDNLNVRSAFLHVIGDMLGSVGAIAAALLIYFFDWGIADPIASVIVAVLIIISGIRVVRDSFHILMEGTPDQVDMDDVKASLLELASVSEVHDLHIWTITSGFLTMSCHVVIDASGNHDSVLAEAQKLLHDQFGIEHSTIQVERQEVGCPNPHETCN, from the coding sequence ATGGGGCATCATCTTGGTCACTCCGATGAACATGGGCACGGGCACCACCATCATTCTAATAATAAAAAAGCATTGTTGGCATCCTTCTTATTAATCTCCACATTTATGATAGTCGAGGTTATTGGGGGATTCATGACAAATAGTCTGGCTTTACTGTCGGATGCAGGTCACATGCTTAGCGATGCGGCAGCTTTAGGACTTAGTTATACAGCGATAAGGTTGGGGGAAAGGAAAGCGACATCGTCGAAATCGTATGGATATAAACGTTTTGAAATAATTGCTGCTTGTTTGAATGGATTGACCTTGATCGTTATATCCGTATTCATTTTCATAGAGGCAATTAAGAGGTTCGTGGATCCTCCTGAGGTGCAAAGCTTGGGAATGCTAATGATTTCAATCATCGGCTTACTGGTCAATATCATTGCGGCTTGGATTTTAATGAGCGGAGATAAGGAAGACAATTTGAATGTACGAAGTGCTTTTTTACATGTAATTGGTGATATGCTTGGATCGGTGGGTGCAATTGCTGCCGCGCTCTTGATTTATTTTTTCGATTGGGGAATAGCAGATCCGATTGCGAGCGTCATAGTCGCGGTTTTAATTATTATCAGTGGTATTAGGGTAGTGAGGGATTCTTTCCATATTTTAATGGAGGGCACACCCGACCAAGTCGATATGGATGATGTGAAAGCATCCTTGCTGGAATTGGCCAGTGTTTCCGAAGTCCATGACCTCCATATCTGGACGATCACCTCTGGTTTTTTGACAATGAGCTGCCATGTTGTCATAGATGCCAGCGGTAATCACGATTCAGTTTTAGCAGAAGCGCAAAAACTTCTTCACGATCAGTTTGGCATTGAACATAGCACGATTCAAGTGGAAAGACAGGAAGTAGGCTGTCCGAATCCACACGAGACATGTAATTGA
- a CDS encoding response regulator transcription factor, which produces MKKILVVEDEIAISMVLKAYLEREGFNVVQVYDGLKAIPVFEETEPDLILLDVMLPGKEGWDILKEIREEDTCPVIMLTALTDVDYRLSGFKSGADDYISKPFVAEEVVARVHAVLRRSSSVVAEGDHVHEFGSLTIDDQSYMVHLDGEEINLTPRDLSLLIFFAKHPNQIFTREQLLDQVWGMDYDGSDRAVDLAIKRIRKAIDAWPVTEGEIKTLRGLGYQLSVYEN; this is translated from the coding sequence ATGAAGAAAATTCTTGTAGTAGAAGATGAAATTGCCATATCCATGGTATTGAAAGCATATTTGGAGCGTGAAGGTTTTAATGTAGTCCAAGTATACGATGGACTAAAGGCCATTCCGGTTTTTGAAGAAACAGAGCCAGACCTTATCCTGCTTGATGTCATGCTGCCTGGTAAGGAAGGCTGGGATATATTGAAGGAAATACGGGAGGAAGATACATGTCCGGTTATCATGTTGACTGCACTTACCGATGTCGATTACAGATTATCGGGATTTAAGTCAGGTGCGGATGATTACATCTCCAAACCATTTGTTGCCGAAGAAGTCGTGGCCCGGGTGCATGCCGTTTTAAGAAGATCCTCATCGGTTGTTGCAGAAGGTGATCATGTACATGAGTTTGGGAGTTTAACCATCGATGATCAGTCTTATATGGTGCATTTGGATGGGGAAGAAATTAACTTGACGCCGCGTGATTTGTCGCTGCTCATTTTTTTCGCAAAGCACCCTAATCAAATTTTCACGAGAGAACAGCTGCTCGATCAAGTGTGGGGCATGGATTATGATGGCAGTGACCGTGCGGTGGACCTGGCTATCAAACGAATCAGGAAGGCGATAGATGCATGGCCTGTAACTGAGGGGGAAATAAAAACATTGCGTGGATTGGGGTATCAATTGAGTGTCTATGAAAACTAA
- a CDS encoding sensor histidine kinase, with translation MEKTALEYRLSLLKYLADETSDRAIKENGQIVVGPVLSEIVEEREKILHLNQQPIIYIVDPEASIIYTMPQLYIDPDDNKLPDVIMKNRELVQKVKISDNKVYVVKSPITFNDETRGWVVIAQEEGALKEINQDHGLLAIMIGGLLILGTGVIYFLSRQISRPIQDVANAAVQVREGNYDIHFKEEEEIKEEEIYELIGSFKEMTNRLKVMEKLRAELLAGVTHDLKTPVTSISGLIQAVKDDVVTGEQSKEFLDISLKETQRLQGMIEDLLNYNAISAGAFKIRVQKENINIFIKEIAYRWQVTQDDQAFAFDIKVPDEPVFGQIDSLRMQQIVINLLNNARHALDGNGEIVIHLYETGEERICIDVLDSGRGIPKHEQQYVFEPFYRGENKKLKVRGLGLGLPFSKMLAKAQKGDLVLKESNEQGTTFTISLEKADQI, from the coding sequence ATGGAAAAAACAGCTTTGGAATATAGGCTTAGCCTGCTTAAGTACTTAGCTGATGAAACATCCGATCGGGCGATAAAGGAAAATGGTCAGATTGTCGTTGGTCCGGTCCTTTCGGAGATTGTTGAGGAAAGGGAGAAAATCCTTCATCTGAACCAACAGCCAATCATCTATATTGTCGACCCTGAAGCCAGCATCATTTATACGATGCCTCAATTGTATATCGATCCGGATGATAATAAACTCCCAGACGTCATTATGAAAAATAGGGAGTTAGTCCAGAAGGTCAAGATTTCCGACAACAAAGTATATGTCGTCAAATCCCCCATTACGTTTAACGATGAGACGAGAGGTTGGGTCGTCATTGCACAGGAAGAAGGGGCATTGAAGGAAATCAACCAAGATCATGGCTTGTTGGCGATCATGATTGGAGGCCTTCTAATTCTGGGGACGGGAGTCATTTATTTTCTTTCCAGGCAGATTTCGCGGCCAATCCAAGATGTAGCTAACGCCGCTGTCCAGGTTCGAGAAGGCAACTATGATATCCATTTCAAAGAGGAAGAGGAAATCAAGGAAGAAGAAATTTATGAACTGATAGGATCGTTTAAGGAAATGACCAATCGATTGAAGGTCATGGAGAAGTTGCGGGCGGAATTGCTTGCAGGTGTAACCCATGATTTGAAAACGCCAGTCACTTCCATTAGCGGACTTATACAAGCGGTTAAGGATGATGTCGTTACGGGAGAGCAAAGTAAGGAATTCCTCGATATTTCTTTAAAGGAAACTCAACGTCTACAAGGTATGATAGAGGATTTACTTAATTATAATGCCATATCGGCAGGTGCTTTTAAAATTCGGGTGCAGAAAGAGAATATCAATATATTCATCAAGGAAATTGCCTATCGCTGGCAAGTGACCCAGGATGATCAAGCGTTCGCTTTTGATATAAAAGTTCCTGATGAACCGGTCTTTGGTCAAATTGACTCATTGCGGATGCAGCAAATCGTCATTAACCTTTTGAATAATGCCAGGCATGCACTTGATGGCAACGGGGAAATAGTGATTCACCTTTATGAAACGGGTGAAGAACGAATCTGCATTGATGTACTGGACAGTGGCCGGGGAATCCCAAAACATGAACAACAATATGTGTTCGAACCATTCTATCGAGGTGAAAACAAAAAGTTGAAGGTACGCGGTTTAGGTCTGGGACTGCCATTCAGTAAGATGCTTGCCAAAGCGCAAAAGGGAGATCTTGTGCTGAAAGAAAGTAATGAACAAGGGACGACGTTTACTATTAGTTTAGAGAAAGCAGATCAGATATAG
- the spx gene encoding transcriptional regulator Spx encodes MVTIYTTPSSLACRKAKAWLKKNEISYNERNLYSQPLSIEEIKEVLRKTEGGTDEIISTRSKKFKSLNIDINSTPLNDLCKLIQDNPDLLRRPIIFDYKNLHAGYNEEEMGRFLPRKVRHVQLWHAISQLDYQPSHIGA; translated from the coding sequence ATGGTCACAATTTATACTACTCCAAGCAGTTTAGCCTGTCGTAAAGCAAAAGCTTGGCTTAAGAAAAACGAAATTTCCTACAATGAACGGAACCTATATTCCCAACCTCTTTCTATAGAAGAAATTAAAGAGGTTTTACGTAAAACAGAAGGCGGTACAGATGAAATCATCTCAACCCGTTCCAAAAAATTCAAAAGCCTGAATATCGATATAAATAGTACACCACTTAATGATCTTTGTAAGCTTATTCAAGATAACCCGGATTTACTTCGCCGTCCGATCATTTTCGACTATAAGAACTTGCATGCTGGATATAACGAAGAAGAAATGGGACGTTTCCTTCCTAGAAAAGTACGTCATGTACAGTTATGGCATGCAATCAGCCAATTGGATTATCAACCATCCCACATCGGTGCATAA
- a CDS encoding ATP-binding protein, with translation MSRKINLKVILIPVHEQQYVFEPFYRGEDKKLKIRCLGLGLPFNKMLAKAQKGDLVLKESNEQGTTFTISLEKADQI, from the coding sequence ATGTCAAGAAAAATAAACTTGAAAGTTATTTTAATTCCTGTACATGAACAACAGTATGTATTCGAACCATTCTATCGAGGTGAAGACAAAAAGCTTAAGATACGTTGTTTAGGTTTAGGACTGCCATTCAACAAGATGCTTGCCAAAGCGCAAAAGGGAGATCTTGTGCTGAAAGAAAGCAATGAACAAGGGACGACGTTTACTATTAGTTTAGAGAAAGCAGATCAGATATAG
- the spx gene encoding transcriptional regulator Spx → MVTIYTTPSSLACRKAKAWLKKNEISYNERNLYSQPLSIEEIKEVLRKTEGGTDEIISTRSKKFSSLNIDINNTPLNDLCKLIQDNPDLLRRPIIFDHKNLHAGYNEEEMGRFLPRKVRHVQLWRAISQLDYQPSHIGA, encoded by the coding sequence ATGGTCACAATTTATACTACTCCAAGCAGTTTAGCCTGTCGTAAAGCAAAAGCTTGGCTTAAGAAAAACGAAATTTCCTACAATGAACGTAATTTATATTCACAACCACTTTCTATAGAAGAAATTAAAGAGGTTTTACGTAAAACAGAAGGCGGTACAGATGAAATCATCTCAACCCGTTCTAAAAAATTCAGTAGCTTAAATATCGATATAAATAATACACCATTAAATGATCTTTGTAAGCTTATTCAAGATAACCCGGATTTACTTCGCCGACCAATTATTTTTGACCATAAGAATTTACATGCCGGTTATAACGAAGAAGAAATGGGACGCTTCCTTCCTAGAAAAGTACGTCATGTTCAATTATGGCGTGCAATCAGCCAACTGGATTATCAACCATCCCACATCGGTGCATAA
- a CDS encoding ATP-binding protein, with the protein MSRKINLKVILIPVHEQQYVFEPFYRGEDKKLKIRCLGLGLPFSKMLAKAQKGDVVLKESNEQGTTFTIVIEKADQI; encoded by the coding sequence ATGTCAAGAAAAATAAACTTGAAAGTTATTTTAATTCCTGTACATGAACAACAGTATGTGTTCGAACCATTCTATCGAGGTGAAGACAAAAAGCTTAAGATACGTTGTTTAGGTTTAGGACTGCCATTCAGCAAGATGCTAGCAAAAGCGCAAAAGGGAGATGTTGTGCTTAAGGAAAGCAATGAACAAGGCACCACCTTCACGATCGTTATAGAGAAAGCGGATCAGATATAA
- the spx gene encoding transcriptional regulator Spx: MVTIYTTPSSLACRKAKAWLKKNEISYNERNLYSQPLSIEEIKEILRKTEGGTDEIISTRSKKFKSLNIDINSTPLNDLCKLIQDNPDLLRRPIIFDHKNLHAGYNEEEMGRFLPRQVRHVQLWHAISQLA; the protein is encoded by the coding sequence ATGGTAACAATTTATACTACTCCAAGCAGTTTAGCCTGCCGTAAAGCAAAAGCTTGGCTTAAGAAAAACGAAATTTCCTACAATGAACGCAACCTATATTCCCAACCTCTTTCTATTGAAGAAATAAAAGAGATTTTACGTAAAACGGAAGGCGGAACAGATGAAATCATCTCTACCCGTTCCAAAAAATTCAAAAGCCTGAATATCGATATAAATAGTACACCACTTAATGATCTTTGCAAGCTTATTCAAGATAACCCGGATTTACTTCGCCGACCAATTATTTTTGACCATAAGAATTTACATGCCGGTTATAACGAAGAAGAAATGGGACGCTTCCTTCCAAGGCAGGTCCGTCATGTACAGCTATGGCATGCAATCAGCCAATTGGCTTAA
- the modB gene encoding molybdate ABC transporter permease subunit — protein sequence MTGDFWSPVRLSIQVAGLSGILVFILGIILARMMAKKQFRGRVLLETAFLLPLVLPPSVVGFLLIVIFGKNGMPGQFIERVFDQPLMFTWWAAVIASTVVAFPLMYQSAKTGFEGIDEEIENAARVDGAGEWRLFLFVSLPLAVRSIVTGAILSSARAMGEFGATLMFAGNIPGQTQTIPTAIYVAMDSGNMTLAWLWVAVIIVISFMMLFVVTYIK from the coding sequence ATGACAGGGGATTTTTGGTCACCTGTCAGGCTATCGATACAGGTGGCGGGACTATCGGGTATCCTTGTTTTCATTTTAGGGATTATCCTGGCGCGAATGATGGCTAAAAAGCAATTCAGGGGAAGAGTCCTGTTGGAAACAGCATTTTTATTGCCGCTCGTTTTGCCACCTTCTGTCGTAGGTTTTTTATTGATTGTGATTTTTGGGAAGAATGGAATGCCAGGCCAATTCATCGAAAGGGTTTTTGATCAGCCCCTAATGTTCACTTGGTGGGCGGCGGTTATTGCATCCACCGTGGTAGCTTTTCCGCTTATGTACCAATCCGCTAAAACAGGCTTTGAAGGTATTGATGAAGAAATCGAAAATGCAGCAAGAGTTGACGGGGCGGGCGAGTGGAGATTGTTCCTTTTTGTATCCCTTCCATTGGCAGTCAGATCCATAGTCACAGGTGCCATATTGAGTTCTGCACGTGCAATGGGGGAATTCGGGGCGACACTAATGTTTGCCGGAAACATCCCCGGACAGACACAAACCATACCAACCGCGATATATGTCGCCATGGACTCCGGGAATATGACATTGGCCTGGCTATGGGTTGCTGTGATCATCGTCATCTCATTCATGATGCTTTTTGTCGTGACGTACATAAAATGA
- a CDS encoding GNAT family N-acetyltransferase, giving the protein MKIRDLDSDFGQQLFKLQKKSYTVEADLIGFADIPPLLETYEQFIHCNESFICFLEGDALAGAISYTIENRLMRICRMIVHPAYFRQGIADALLNDLQLQGGWEKISVSTGKMNLPARKLYEKNGFTHKEDIEAAPNLFISIFEKQHSFYVRHDKKHHE; this is encoded by the coding sequence ATGAAAATTCGGGACTTGGATTCCGATTTTGGCCAGCAGCTTTTTAAACTTCAAAAAAAATCCTATACGGTGGAAGCGGATTTGATCGGCTTTGCCGATATCCCTCCTTTATTGGAAACATATGAACAATTCATTCATTGTAATGAATCGTTCATATGCTTTTTAGAAGGTGATGCCTTAGCTGGAGCGATATCCTATACAATAGAAAATAGACTAATGCGGATTTGCAGAATGATCGTCCATCCCGCTTATTTTCGTCAGGGTATTGCGGATGCCCTTTTGAATGACCTTCAATTACAAGGCGGCTGGGAAAAGATATCCGTTTCGACCGGTAAAATGAACCTGCCTGCACGGAAGCTATATGAAAAAAACGGCTTTACCCATAAAGAAGACATAGAAGCCGCACCTAATCTTTTCATAAGCATATTTGAGAAACAGCATTCATTTTATGTACGTCACGACAAAAAGCATCATGAATGA
- a CDS encoding cold-shock protein: MVQGKVKWFNAEKGFGFIEVEGQDDVFVHFSAIQGEGFKTLEEGQEVSFEIEQGARGPQAANVQK; encoded by the coding sequence ATGGTACAAGGTAAAGTAAAATGGTTTAACGCAGAAAAAGGTTTCGGTTTCATCGAAGTTGAAGGCCAAGACGATGTATTCGTACATTTCTCAGCTATCCAAGGCGAAGGCTTCAAAACTCTTGAAGAAGGCCAAGAAGTTTCTTTCGAAATCGAGCAAGGCGCTCGTGGACCACAAGCAGCTAACGTTCAAAAATAA
- a CDS encoding flavodoxin domain-containing protein, translating into MPAMDSMSYKVAIVYHSAGGNTKALAEAIASLLPGAGLYQLHEFDLGTLPDYDALIVGTYTWGNGELPAKSAALYKELEQLPIAHLKTGVFGTGETNYNHFCGAVDHFRDMLFAKSQLLVTLKIEQMYQESDLPRLQKFASLFQN; encoded by the coding sequence ATGCCAGCAATGGATTCGATGAGCTATAAAGTTGCCATTGTCTATCATTCTGCTGGAGGAAATACAAAAGCTCTTGCTGAAGCCATCGCTTCCCTATTACCTGGAGCTGGACTATATCAACTGCATGAATTCGATTTAGGTACATTGCCGGATTACGATGCATTGATCGTCGGTACCTATACATGGGGAAATGGGGAGCTTCCTGCCAAATCAGCAGCCCTTTACAAAGAACTGGAACAGTTGCCTATTGCTCATCTGAAAACGGGAGTCTTTGGCACTGGTGAAACCAACTATAATCATTTTTGTGGAGCGGTCGATCATTTCCGGGACATGTTATTTGCCAAAAGCCAGTTATTGGTGACATTGAAGATAGAACAGATGTATCAAGAATCAGACTTGCCCAGACTTCAAAAGTTCGCCTCGCTATTCCAGAACTGA